A stretch of Rhinoderma darwinii isolate aRhiDar2 chromosome 4, aRhiDar2.hap1, whole genome shotgun sequence DNA encodes these proteins:
- the NTSR2 gene encoding LOW QUALITY PROTEIN: neurotensin receptor type 2 (The sequence of the model RefSeq protein was modified relative to this genomic sequence to represent the inferred CDS: inserted 2 bases in 1 codon) produces the protein MAEETLALNNLTWFPEVPNSTRDTSHPLGVDTNLSSKVFITVLYILIFLVGTIGNVLTIQLVLKKCSLHSLQGTVHYHLVSLALSDILILVISIPIELYNFIWFHYPWVFGDAVCRSYYFLRDICSYATVLNIASLSCERYLAICHPIRAKMIMSRMRTKKILSVIWISSIVFALPMAFIMGVRYQNITPEGDLDPSSLVCTSLVSTATLKIFIQVNALVSFILPVALIGGLNCITVSQLESLRSRSSLILHSSSKNTRAFKEVHESQRSVTSSTGLSRICVGGTSGKKNLTVSSEPNRIQALQHSIYMLRAIVIAYVVCWLPYHARRLMFCYIPDDEWSGFLYTFYHYFYMLTNTLFYVSSAVNPVLYNMVSSSFRQLFLETXWACPAVKEA, from the exons ATGGCAGAGGAGACATTGGCACTAAACAATCTCACTTGGTTCCCAGAAGTGCCAAATTCCACCAGAGACACGTCTCACCCATTGGGTGTTGACACCAACTTGTCGTCTAAAGTGTTCATCACTGTTCTTTACATCCTTATCTTCTTGGTGGGTACCATAGGGAATGTGCTGACCATCCAGTTGGTGCTGAAGAAGTGCAGCCTGCACAGCTTACAGGGCACAGTGCACTACCACCTGGTGAGCCTGGCACTGTCTGATATCCTCATCCTGGTGATCAGTATTCCCATAGAGCTTTATAACTTCATCTGGTTCCATTACCCATGGGTATTTGGGGATGCTGTTTGCAGAAGTTACTATTTCCTGCGTGATATCTGCTCCTATGCCACCGTGCTGAACATCGCTAGCTTGAGCTGTGAGAGGTACCTGGCCATCTGTCATCCCATAAGGGCCAAGATGATCATGTCCAGGATGAGGACTAAGAAGATTCTGTCTGTCATATGGATCTCATCCATAGTATTTGCCCTGCCCATGGCTTTTATCATGGGGGTAAGGTACCAGAATATAACGCCAGAAGGCGATCTTGACCCCTCTTCTTTAGTGTGTACCAGTTTGGTGTCTACTGCCACTCTGAAGATCTTTATACAG GTCAATGCACTTGTATCATTCATCCTTCCAGTGGCCTTAATTGGTGGACTGAATTGCATTACAGTGAGTCAACTCGAGTCTTTGCGGTCCCGTTCATCTTTGATATTGCACTCTTCTAGCAAGAATACCAGAGCTTTCAAAGAAGTGCATGAGTCCCAAAGGTCTGTCACTTCTTCCACTGGTCTATCAAGGATATGTGTTGGAGGAACAAGTGGGAAGAAGAACCTGACAGTGTCCAGTGAACCCAACCGCATCCAGGCTCTACAGCACAGCATTTATATGCTCA GAGCAATAGTGATTGCCTACGTTGTGTGCTGGTTACCTTACCATGCAAGAAGACTGATGTTCTGCTACATCCCGGATGATGAATGGTCTGG GTTCCTGTATACATTCTACCACTATTTCTACATGCTGACTAACACATTGTTCTACGTCAGCTCTGCTGTGAACCCAGTCCTCTACAACATGGTCTCTTCTTCATTCCGACAGCTGTTCCTGGAGAC ATGGGCCTGTCCTGCAGTAAAAGAAGCATAA